One part of the Arcanobacterium phocisimile genome encodes these proteins:
- a CDS encoding endonuclease/exonuclease/phosphatase family protein yields MKYFWGLLSFVIAACAAILIRPDLLSFSRDFVLSTPLAQIMSLRVWIAGGLLFAAVALFVFSVVRRKLLGMGRIAAVLGAVLLIFSGIQFGMIAERGISNPGKLGPDRGVSLSSSGNGDITVLTYNTLGGRTGMADVSQLAVSNGADVIVLPETSSAHGQELVDALRESGLDFQQFDTHTSEYDPEFRSTVLLVSRGLGEYEQADIVPDSAAGVSARPVSGQGPVFVGVHPIAPLPALIDEWRSETRSVYSVCSEPNFIMAGDFNSTVDHQLAQGFSCADAAYQAGSGAVGTWPASTPALLAAPIDRVLHDGEHYTGSDAAVVSVGDSDHRGLLVRLSVKK; encoded by the coding sequence ATGAAATATTTCTGGGGATTGCTGTCGTTTGTGATCGCGGCATGTGCGGCCATACTTATTCGCCCAGATCTTCTGAGCTTTTCGCGTGATTTTGTTCTATCTACTCCGCTAGCGCAGATCATGTCGCTGCGTGTGTGGATTGCGGGCGGTTTACTGTTTGCTGCGGTGGCGCTTTTCGTTTTTTCTGTTGTACGCCGCAAGTTGCTTGGCATGGGCAGAATTGCTGCTGTTTTGGGTGCGGTGCTGTTGATTTTCAGTGGTATCCAGTTCGGCATGATTGCTGAGCGTGGGATATCTAATCCAGGCAAGCTTGGGCCAGATCGCGGGGTGTCACTTTCTTCGTCGGGCAACGGTGATATCACGGTGTTGACGTACAACACCTTGGGTGGTCGTACCGGGATGGCTGATGTAAGCCAGTTGGCAGTTTCTAACGGCGCCGACGTCATCGTCTTACCAGAAACATCAAGTGCGCATGGGCAAGAACTGGTCGACGCGTTACGCGAGAGTGGTTTGGATTTCCAGCAGTTTGATACGCATACCTCAGAGTATGATCCGGAGTTTCGCTCTACTGTTTTGCTGGTATCTCGTGGTCTAGGCGAATACGAGCAGGCAGATATTGTTCCAGATAGTGCAGCGGGTGTTTCGGCTCGTCCGGTTTCGGGGCAAGGACCTGTGTTCGTTGGTGTTCATCCGATTGCTCCGTTGCCGGCGTTGATCGATGAATGGCGTTCCGAAACCCGCTCAGTTTACAGTGTGTGTTCCGAGCCGAACTTCATTATGGCTGGCGATTTTAATTCCACAGTCGATCACCAGTTAGCTCAAGGTTTTTCCTGTGCTGATGCTGCTTATCAGGCAGGTTCTGGTGCAGTGGGAACCTGGCCGGCGTCGACTCCAGCGTTATTAGCTGCCCCGATCGATCGCGTCTTGCATGACGGGGAGCATTACACCGGTTCGGATGCTGCTGTGGTTTCAGTTGGCGATTCTGATCATCGCGGGTTACTTGTTCGGCTTTCGGTGAAGAAGTGA
- a CDS encoding amino acid ABC transporter ATP-binding protein, whose amino-acid sequence MTTAFETKPKVRVTDVHKFFGDLHVLKGVSFDVQPGTVTSILGPSGSGKSTMLRCINLLETIQAGSIYVDDTLMGYQEKGGKLYELTAKQAAAQRAKIGMVFQRFNLFPHKTALENVMEAPVHVLGKSVAQARTQAQALLKRVGLADRMEHYPSELSGGQQQRVAIARALAMEPELMLFDEPTSALDPELVGEVLAVMQDLAREGMTMIVVTHEMGFAREVSDQVIVMDDGGIIEAGKPADVFDNPRSERAREFFTRVV is encoded by the coding sequence ATGACTACTGCGTTTGAAACGAAGCCGAAGGTGCGCGTCACTGACGTCCATAAGTTTTTTGGCGATCTGCATGTGTTGAAGGGTGTATCTTTCGATGTGCAGCCGGGTACGGTGACGTCGATCTTGGGCCCGTCGGGTTCAGGTAAGTCGACGATGTTGCGCTGTATCAATCTGTTGGAGACGATCCAGGCCGGGTCGATTTATGTGGACGACACATTGATGGGCTATCAGGAAAAGGGCGGCAAACTGTATGAGCTGACGGCGAAGCAGGCTGCGGCTCAACGTGCGAAGATCGGCATGGTTTTCCAACGGTTTAATTTGTTCCCGCATAAGACGGCGTTGGAGAACGTGATGGAAGCGCCCGTGCATGTGTTGGGTAAGTCGGTTGCGCAGGCGCGCACTCAAGCGCAGGCGTTATTGAAGCGGGTCGGGCTTGCAGATCGGATGGAGCACTACCCTTCTGAGCTGTCTGGTGGCCAACAGCAGCGTGTGGCGATTGCGCGTGCGTTGGCGATGGAACCGGAGTTGATGCTGTTTGATGAGCCGACGTCGGCGTTGGATCCGGAGTTGGTTGGTGAAGTGCTTGCGGTGATGCAGGATTTGGCGCGCGAGGGCATGACGATGATTGTGGTGACCCACGAGATGGGGTTTGCCCGCGAGGTTTCCGATCAGGTTATTGTGATGGACGACGGCGGTATCATCGAAGCCGGCAAGCCCGCGGACGTATTTGACAATCCGCGTAGCGAGCGCGCACGCGAGTTCTTTACTCGCGTGGTGTGA
- a CDS encoding helix-turn-helix domain-containing protein, translated as MLNRERRESIRKRREQNKRDRQLISDLVEMRKKLGIEQVEIAQKMSVSQSTISRFESGQINPTQQTIRRYARIVGVSIEYRLVPDVEIRHVVQNVAVYQEIPYPQYGDTDFTVHYSDKVQA; from the coding sequence ATGCTTAATCGCGAAAGACGTGAATCCATCCGGAAACGACGGGAACAAAATAAACGCGATCGGCAACTTATTTCTGACCTTGTAGAAATGCGTAAAAAATTAGGGATTGAGCAAGTAGAAATTGCGCAGAAAATGTCAGTTAGCCAGTCAACTATTTCTCGTTTTGAATCAGGGCAAATAAATCCTACACAACAAACTATTCGGCGATATGCCCGCATAGTTGGGGTGAGTATAGAATATCGATTAGTTCCAGATGTTGAAATCCGCCACGTAGTTCAAAATGTCGCCGTTTATCAAGAAATACCATATCCACAATACGGAGACACTGATTTCACTGTTCATTACTCGGACAAGGTTCAGGCATGA
- a CDS encoding GNAT family N-acetyltransferase has translation MVFHIVLPEDWNLARDCGTYRRSTRDCDVDAVGFVHASKSLEQASAVAKFLYADRADAFVVAIDDEELRAAGFEVRFEPGDPQNPQSEKFPHIYGGPLPVGLLNLVIDVDGEPRIFREDMPEVAQLRQAGWQVGSTSWGARLNLGDDADLSLYRQYVDAAIHAGFEMRELTVDDMSALYALDRLVAPDFPSTPASHHEPLPYDFGEKVAHGSVRVWGAFMRDTLVGFTVLFDAGERWEVDRTSMHPDFRRRGLAKAMKSASVLGTYALGVRRWGTGGASVNQASLRMNKALGFEFEPLWLTLYPPVTVGKLIM, from the coding sequence ATGGTTTTTCATATCGTTTTGCCCGAAGACTGGAACTTAGCTCGCGACTGCGGAACGTATAGGCGCTCAACGCGAGACTGCGACGTCGACGCGGTGGGTTTCGTGCATGCCAGCAAGTCGCTGGAGCAGGCGAGCGCCGTCGCAAAATTTCTGTATGCGGACCGGGCGGACGCGTTCGTCGTCGCCATTGACGACGAGGAGTTGCGCGCAGCTGGCTTCGAGGTTCGATTCGAGCCGGGAGATCCGCAGAACCCGCAGTCAGAAAAATTTCCGCATATTTACGGCGGTCCGCTCCCGGTTGGTTTGCTGAATCTGGTGATCGACGTCGACGGCGAACCACGAATTTTCCGCGAAGACATGCCGGAAGTTGCCCAGTTACGTCAGGCGGGGTGGCAGGTTGGCTCGACGTCGTGGGGTGCGCGCCTGAATCTTGGCGACGACGCCGATCTGTCTCTCTATCGGCAGTATGTTGACGCTGCGATCCACGCCGGTTTTGAGATGCGGGAACTGACTGTTGACGATATGTCTGCGCTTTATGCGCTTGATAGATTGGTTGCTCCGGACTTTCCATCCACTCCGGCATCGCACCATGAGCCTCTCCCGTACGACTTCGGTGAGAAGGTCGCTCACGGTAGCGTCCGTGTTTGGGGTGCGTTTATGAGAGATACGCTGGTTGGGTTTACGGTGCTGTTTGATGCAGGGGAGCGGTGGGAAGTCGACCGCACCAGTATGCATCCAGATTTTCGACGTCGAGGCCTTGCGAAAGCGATGAAATCTGCGTCTGTGTTGGGAACTTATGCGCTCGGGGTGCGTCGGTGGGGAACTGGCGGGGCGAGCGTGAACCAGGCGTCGCTACGCATGAATAAAGCGCTCGGGTTTGAGTTCGAACCGTTGTGGTTGACGTTGTATCCGCCGGTGACTGTTGGGAAATTGATCATGTGA
- a CDS encoding amino acid ABC transporter permease: protein MPSHNSPELIHAVPVRHWGRWVSAVIVAIIAYAILNQLVTNQQFQWDVVADNLFKIQIVKGVAWTLALTVAAMALGIALAVTMAIMRRSDNPVLRSVATVYIWFFRGTPIYTQLIFWGLIGTLFPTITVGIPGVVDFFSFAPNNIFAERQYTMFLFAVLGLGINEGAYLAEIVRSGLNSVDPGQEEAAKALGMSSGMIMRRIILPQAMRVIVPPTGNETISMLKTTSLVTAVPLSLELTHVTNASGFSSFQPIPFLLVAAIWYLSITSVLMVGQYYLEKFYGRGTSDSSDSSRARTTKKSRAGRQAAINAAQTTVDDPFAEYTP from the coding sequence ATGCCGTCGCACAACAGCCCCGAACTTATTCACGCAGTCCCCGTCCGCCATTGGGGGCGGTGGGTGTCTGCCGTCATCGTTGCGATTATTGCTTACGCGATTCTCAACCAGCTTGTCACCAATCAGCAATTCCAATGGGATGTAGTGGCTGACAATCTGTTCAAGATTCAGATTGTTAAAGGCGTGGCGTGGACGCTTGCGCTCACGGTAGCTGCGATGGCGCTGGGTATTGCCCTGGCTGTCACGATGGCGATTATGCGCCGGTCGGATAATCCGGTTTTACGTTCGGTGGCGACCGTTTATATCTGGTTCTTCCGTGGCACTCCGATTTACACTCAGCTAATTTTCTGGGGTTTGATTGGAACACTGTTTCCGACCATTACAGTTGGAATTCCAGGAGTGGTTGATTTCTTCTCCTTCGCGCCGAATAATATTTTTGCTGAGCGGCAGTACACGATGTTCTTGTTTGCTGTGCTGGGGCTGGGAATAAACGAAGGCGCCTACCTTGCTGAGATTGTGCGTTCTGGTTTGAATTCGGTTGATCCGGGTCAAGAGGAAGCTGCGAAGGCCCTGGGCATGAGCAGTGGCATGATTATGCGGCGGATTATTTTACCGCAGGCAATGCGGGTGATTGTGCCACCTACGGGTAATGAAACTATTTCGATGTTGAAGACGACGTCGTTAGTGACGGCCGTGCCGTTGTCGCTGGAGTTGACGCACGTGACGAATGCGAGTGGTTTTTCCTCGTTCCAGCCGATTCCGTTTTTGTTGGTTGCCGCTATCTGGTACTTGTCGATCACCTCGGTGTTGATGGTGGGCCAGTATTATCTTGAGAAGTTTTACGGCCGTGGCACTTCGGATAGTTCTGATTCGTCGCGTGCACGGACGACGAAGAAGAGTCGGGCGGGTCGCCAAGCTGCAATTAACGCCGCGCAGACTACTGTCGACGATCCGTTCGCCGAGTACACCCCATGA
- a CDS encoding ABC transporter substrate-binding protein, which yields MKTLKITAAAAALLLTLGACGSDAGTSTTDAPDAAATAGDVRATDVSAIEKVEEIAALLPESVTKEGKLTIGTNAFYAPAEFYAEDGTTMQGFDVDLANALGKVLGVDVTMENAEFAAIIPGIGSTYEAGIAAISVNPERQETVDLTQYYEAGLQWAVPAGNPKKFDPADVCGKVVGVQTGTAQDEYLTELNTDGCKDNPVQIQRQSEQPRISLELAQGQLDAMFADTPVIDYAVLQTNKQIEKIGTPIDVVGLAIASPKGDGTTEALNKALQHLIDTGDLAKIFETWGIKDGVATTATLNPAN from the coding sequence ATGAAAACCCTGAAGATTACCGCAGCCGCCGCTGCACTACTGCTGACCTTGGGCGCTTGTGGCTCCGACGCCGGAACGTCTACCACCGACGCACCCGACGCCGCAGCTACTGCCGGCGACGTCCGCGCCACTGACGTATCCGCAATCGAGAAGGTAGAGGAGATTGCCGCTCTCCTACCTGAATCTGTTACCAAGGAAGGAAAACTCACTATCGGTACCAACGCGTTCTATGCGCCAGCTGAGTTCTACGCTGAAGATGGCACGACTATGCAGGGCTTCGATGTCGATCTAGCTAATGCGCTAGGCAAGGTTCTTGGTGTTGATGTCACCATGGAAAATGCAGAATTCGCCGCGATCATCCCTGGCATCGGCTCAACCTATGAGGCTGGTATTGCCGCGATCTCGGTCAATCCGGAACGGCAAGAGACTGTTGATTTGACACAGTATTACGAGGCTGGTCTACAGTGGGCGGTACCTGCTGGAAACCCGAAGAAGTTTGATCCTGCTGACGTGTGCGGCAAGGTCGTCGGCGTACAAACAGGCACCGCTCAAGACGAATACCTTACCGAGCTCAACACTGACGGATGTAAGGACAACCCGGTCCAAATCCAACGGCAGTCCGAACAGCCACGGATCAGCTTGGAGCTGGCACAGGGTCAGCTTGACGCCATGTTTGCTGACACCCCAGTTATCGACTACGCTGTCTTGCAAACCAATAAGCAGATTGAAAAGATTGGCACGCCGATCGATGTTGTTGGCTTAGCCATCGCCAGCCCGAAAGGTGACGGCACTACCGAAGCTCTCAATAAGGCGCTTCAACACCTGATCGACACCGGCGACCTTGCTAAGATTTTTGAAACTTGGGGTATCAAAGATGGCGTTGCCACCACTGCTACTCTCAATCCAGCTAACTGA
- the hrpA gene encoding ATP-dependent RNA helicase HrpA: MSVEKTHHKTQENTSVRRSPADRRRKNRHHQRAPRGPRPFTPEQLAARQAIVPAITYPAQLPVSARRADIMAAIKDNQVVIIAGETGSGKTTQLPKMCLELGRGITGMIGHTQPRRIAARSVAQRICDELDVELGGPIGYHVRFTEEISPTTLVKLMTDGILLAEIQSDPMLRRYDTIIIDEAHERSLNIDFLMGYLAQLLPKRPDLKLIITSATIDSQRFAQHFGKFMYNGGDDVVAPVIEVSGRTFPVEIRYRPLDSETETLPSGENAEYLSREEAHDQITGIIDAAEELMNEGPGDILVFLSGEGEIRETFKAFKDELGNRFIEPGGHSSIPGAVEIMPLYARLSAAEQQRIFQPHNYRRIVLATNIAETSLTVPGIRYVIDPGTARISRYSPRTKVQRLPIEAISQASANQRSGRCGRVADGIAIRLYSEEDFAARPDFTEPEIQRTSLASVILQMASLGLGTVADFPFIDPPDLKAVRAGVQLLEEIGALEPDTRTPVLTRIGRKLARLPIDPRLARMLLAAVDNGAATEVLVLVAAMSVQDVRERPAEYKAQADQLHARFTEPSSDFLAYLNLWRYLRTQQRDLSGSAFRRMCRAEHLNWLRFREWQDVVAQLRELAKPLGITLKNIALPTAAQIQQARDKHNDVSHNRDVVHAVKAVGASADAPAADAIHRSLLVGLLSNVGTYDQRKRDYLGARGTHFVTWPGSGLAKRTPDWVMAAELVETSRLFARTVAKIDPAWIERVGAHLIKRTYSDPFWSTRDEAAKVHEKVLLYGLTVAADRQVLLSSVGTDSASELAREMFIRHALVEGQWRTHHQFVKDNKAALDDAREVEERLRSHGIVADEAAQFVFFDERIPDNIVSARHFDSWWKKERYNRPDLLTFTREFLLGETDASDDDFPTEWVQGDIALPINYTFVPGSHADGLTIDVPVTLLPQLTDDGFDWLVPGMLDELIIATIRALPKRIRRYLVPAPDAARDVAARLPKWDDVAHGQAGAPSFRDAFSAAVHEARSIEIDEEAWEQADLPPHLVMTFRVRSERGAVLEEGTSLEYLQRSLAPQTRSAVEHVVKNAVSQALSGGSAGHGTEAPASSPNPDLTANTPLSEFTGQTLTTWPQTPDGKLPDSLESVGAHGMIIRGYPALIPVPTKTGTGVELRILAEPAEQVRDHRNGIIRLLAHELTLPDARVSSRWTGRESLAMAASPYSSTTALIGDLHVAAVRNLADRWAREEKQPLGHIRNAEIYNDLRSWLRDRVEDEIYRVAQIVVRILEAYGDVDSTIRGTKSLALINTVTDVRDHVSSLVRDGFISAVPEEYLAQIPRYLRGAQIRLEKAPTTPSEDSLAWQIAGISEAVTQEQEVDTAYDPQRAAQLEKAQWMIEELRVSLFAQQLGTHGKVSVQRIRKLLG; the protein is encoded by the coding sequence ATGTCTGTAGAAAAAACACACCACAAAACCCAGGAAAACACCTCCGTCCGTCGTTCTCCTGCGGATCGACGTCGGAAAAATCGGCACCACCAGCGCGCACCGCGCGGGCCACGCCCGTTCACACCCGAACAACTAGCTGCCCGGCAAGCAATCGTCCCCGCCATCACCTACCCGGCACAACTACCTGTCTCAGCCCGCCGTGCAGACATCATGGCCGCAATCAAAGACAACCAAGTCGTTATTATCGCGGGCGAAACCGGATCCGGAAAAACCACCCAGCTGCCAAAAATGTGTCTTGAACTCGGCCGCGGCATCACCGGGATGATCGGCCACACCCAGCCGCGGCGCATCGCCGCACGCTCCGTCGCCCAACGAATCTGCGACGAACTCGACGTCGAACTCGGCGGACCAATCGGATACCACGTACGATTCACCGAAGAAATCTCCCCCACTACGCTCGTCAAACTCATGACTGACGGCATCCTGCTCGCCGAAATCCAATCCGACCCGATGCTACGCCGCTACGACACCATCATCATCGACGAAGCCCACGAACGCTCCCTCAACATCGACTTCCTCATGGGCTACCTCGCCCAGCTCCTCCCCAAACGCCCCGACCTCAAACTCATCATCACCTCCGCAACCATCGACTCCCAACGGTTCGCACAACATTTCGGAAAGTTTATGTATAACGGCGGTGACGACGTCGTCGCCCCAGTTATCGAAGTCTCTGGACGAACCTTCCCCGTCGAAATCCGATACCGTCCACTCGACAGCGAAACCGAAACGCTGCCAAGTGGTGAAAACGCCGAATACCTCAGTCGCGAAGAAGCCCACGACCAAATCACCGGAATCATCGACGCCGCCGAAGAACTCATGAATGAAGGGCCCGGAGATATCCTCGTCTTCCTCTCCGGTGAAGGCGAAATCCGCGAAACATTCAAAGCCTTCAAAGACGAACTCGGCAACCGGTTCATCGAACCAGGCGGACACTCCTCTATACCCGGCGCCGTCGAAATCATGCCGCTGTATGCGCGCCTGTCAGCCGCCGAACAACAACGCATTTTCCAGCCACACAACTATCGGCGCATCGTGCTGGCCACCAACATCGCCGAAACTTCCCTCACCGTGCCTGGCATCCGTTACGTCATCGACCCCGGAACCGCACGCATTTCGCGCTATTCGCCACGCACCAAAGTCCAACGCCTGCCCATCGAGGCCATCTCGCAAGCCTCCGCCAACCAGCGCTCGGGCCGATGCGGACGCGTCGCCGACGGTATTGCTATCCGGCTTTATTCTGAAGAAGACTTCGCAGCCCGCCCCGACTTCACCGAACCGGAAATCCAGCGCACCTCCCTCGCATCCGTCATCCTCCAGATGGCCTCGCTCGGACTAGGAACCGTCGCCGACTTCCCTTTCATCGACCCGCCAGATCTCAAAGCCGTGCGCGCTGGCGTCCAACTATTGGAAGAAATCGGCGCCCTCGAACCCGACACGCGCACCCCTGTGTTGACTAGAATTGGGCGCAAACTCGCCCGCCTGCCCATCGACCCGCGCTTGGCCCGAATGCTGTTAGCCGCGGTAGATAATGGCGCCGCCACCGAAGTACTGGTGTTGGTTGCCGCCATGTCCGTCCAAGACGTTCGCGAGCGCCCAGCCGAATACAAAGCCCAGGCCGACCAACTCCACGCCCGATTCACCGAACCTAGCTCAGACTTTTTGGCCTACCTGAATCTGTGGCGCTACCTGCGCACCCAACAACGCGACCTATCTGGTTCCGCCTTCCGGCGCATGTGCCGGGCCGAACATCTGAACTGGTTACGCTTCCGCGAATGGCAAGACGTCGTCGCACAACTACGCGAACTGGCTAAACCGCTTGGGATCACACTGAAAAATATTGCCCTGCCAACCGCTGCACAAATCCAACAAGCACGCGACAAACACAACGATGTCAGCCACAATCGCGACGTCGTCCACGCTGTGAAAGCAGTGGGCGCTTCAGCGGACGCGCCGGCCGCTGACGCCATCCACCGCTCGCTACTTGTTGGTCTGCTCTCCAATGTTGGCACCTACGACCAGCGCAAACGCGACTATCTCGGCGCACGCGGAACCCACTTCGTCACCTGGCCCGGCTCCGGCCTCGCAAAACGCACCCCCGACTGGGTGATGGCCGCCGAACTCGTCGAAACATCGCGACTTTTTGCGCGCACCGTCGCCAAAATTGATCCAGCCTGGATCGAACGGGTAGGCGCACACCTGATCAAACGCACCTACTCTGACCCGTTCTGGTCCACCCGCGACGAAGCGGCGAAAGTACACGAAAAAGTTTTGCTCTATGGGCTGACCGTCGCCGCCGACCGGCAAGTACTGCTATCATCTGTGGGAACCGATTCCGCGAGCGAACTTGCCCGCGAAATGTTTATCCGACACGCCCTCGTCGAAGGCCAATGGCGCACCCACCACCAGTTCGTCAAAGACAACAAGGCTGCACTTGACGATGCCCGCGAAGTCGAAGAACGCTTACGTAGCCACGGCATTGTTGCCGACGAAGCCGCACAATTTGTGTTCTTCGACGAACGCATCCCCGACAACATCGTCTCGGCACGCCACTTCGACTCGTGGTGGAAGAAAGAACGGTACAACCGTCCCGACCTTCTGACCTTCACCCGCGAATTCCTGCTTGGCGAAACCGACGCGTCCGACGACGACTTCCCCACCGAATGGGTACAAGGCGACATCGCGTTGCCCATCAACTACACGTTTGTGCCCGGCTCACACGCCGACGGTCTCACCATCGACGTGCCGGTCACATTGCTCCCACAACTCACCGACGATGGGTTCGACTGGCTCGTTCCCGGGATGCTCGACGAACTTATCATTGCAACGATTCGCGCACTGCCCAAACGCATCCGGCGCTACCTCGTTCCGGCGCCTGATGCGGCGCGCGACGTCGCCGCCCGACTGCCGAAATGGGACGACGTAGCACACGGGCAAGCCGGCGCGCCAAGTTTCCGTGACGCGTTTAGCGCGGCCGTGCACGAAGCACGCAGTATCGAGATCGATGAAGAAGCCTGGGAACAAGCCGATCTGCCACCCCACTTGGTGATGACATTCCGGGTGCGTTCGGAACGCGGTGCAGTACTAGAAGAAGGAACTTCTCTCGAATATTTGCAGCGTTCCCTTGCGCCGCAAACCCGCTCTGCAGTTGAACACGTCGTGAAGAACGCCGTCTCGCAGGCGCTTTCTGGTGGTTCGGCCGGTCACGGAACCGAGGCACCGGCGTCGTCCCCAAACCCCGACCTCACTGCAAACACCCCGCTGAGCGAATTCACGGGGCAAACCCTCACCACTTGGCCACAAACCCCCGACGGCAAGCTACCGGACTCGCTCGAATCGGTCGGCGCACACGGCATGATCATCCGCGGATACCCCGCACTCATCCCTGTACCAACAAAAACTGGCACCGGCGTCGAACTGCGAATCCTCGCCGAACCCGCCGAACAAGTACGCGACCACCGCAACGGAATCATCCGACTCCTCGCCCACGAACTCACCCTGCCCGACGCGCGCGTCAGCTCGCGATGGACCGGGCGCGAATCCCTTGCCATGGCCGCATCACCATACTCGTCAACCACTGCACTCATCGGCGACCTCCACGTAGCGGCAGTCCGCAACCTCGCAGACCGTTGGGCGCGCGAAGAAAAACAACCACTCGGACACATCCGCAACGCCGAAATATACAACGACCTGCGCAGCTGGTTGCGCGACCGGGTCGAAGACGAAATCTACCGCGTTGCCCAGATCGTCGTGCGGATTTTGGAAGCATACGGTGACGTCGACAGCACGATTCGAGGAACCAAGTCGCTCGCGCTCATCAACACGGTGACCGACGTGCGCGACCACGTAAGTTCGCTGGTGCGCGATGGGTTTATCAGTGCTGTGCCGGAAGAATATTTAGCGCAGATTCCGCGATACCTGCGTGGGGCACAGATCCGCCTCGAAAAAGCACCAACCACCCCATCCGAAGACTCCCTGGCATGGCAGATCGCTGGCATCAGCGAAGCCGTTACCCAAGAGCAAGAAGTCGACACCGCGTACGATCCGCAACGTGCCGCCCAACTCGAAAAGGCGCAGTGGATGATTGAGGAATTGCGTGTTTCCTTGTTTGCGCAACAGTTGGGAACCCACGGGAAGGTTTCCGTGCAGCGCATCCGCAAACTGCTCGGGTAA
- a CDS encoding App1 family protein: MGLANIARNVEDSINRRGIVKSRRAGWLPRITAYAGYGSTSAVRVLARAIMSDPQAEDKTFTLPFLPSLTHSYAGQRVNEIISFANEKAAEAERGWRQFFTTQVGFLPVTVTIGTRTISARTDRSGYLDIVVENHGLEPGWHEATITPIAGEPIKAPVMIVSPKATLGLVSDIDDTVLVTWLPQAARAAWNSFVKHTNARQAVPGMAEFYQTLLAGSPEAPVFYLSTGAWNTYSTILRFMQLNDLPIGPMLLTDWGPTPTGLFRSGQEHKKTQLRNLLVMFPQIEWILVGDDGQYDPLIYDELAREHPSRVRAIALRELNPVEQVLSHGSPEAFRTDREDSDVERDGVPVIRGKDGYELGVRARRHGFRIF; this comes from the coding sequence ATGGGATTAGCTAATATCGCTCGCAACGTCGAGGATTCAATTAACCGTCGTGGTATCGTCAAAAGTCGCCGCGCTGGCTGGCTCCCACGCATCACCGCTTATGCTGGTTATGGTTCAACGAGCGCAGTTCGTGTTTTGGCACGCGCTATCATGTCAGATCCGCAAGCCGAAGATAAGACATTCACGTTACCTTTCTTACCTAGTCTCACCCATTCTTATGCTGGGCAACGGGTTAATGAGATTATTTCCTTCGCTAACGAGAAAGCTGCCGAAGCTGAGCGAGGCTGGCGACAATTCTTCACTACCCAAGTGGGATTTTTACCGGTTACAGTAACCATTGGCACCCGAACCATTTCGGCTCGAACTGACCGCAGCGGATATTTAGATATCGTCGTCGAGAATCACGGGCTTGAACCAGGCTGGCATGAAGCAACAATCACCCCTATAGCTGGTGAGCCTATCAAAGCTCCAGTCATGATCGTCTCACCAAAAGCGACGCTCGGCCTGGTCTCCGATATTGACGACACCGTGTTAGTTACCTGGCTTCCGCAAGCCGCCCGGGCCGCATGGAACTCCTTTGTCAAACACACAAACGCCCGGCAAGCGGTGCCGGGAATGGCTGAGTTTTATCAGACGTTGCTCGCCGGCTCGCCGGAAGCACCCGTGTTTTATTTGTCGACCGGGGCGTGGAATACGTATTCCACGATTTTGCGTTTCATGCAGCTCAACGATCTACCCATCGGACCAATGTTGTTGACCGATTGGGGGCCTACCCCAACTGGTCTTTTCCGTTCCGGGCAGGAGCATAAGAAGACGCAGCTGCGAAACCTGCTGGTCATGTTTCCGCAGATTGAATGGATCCTTGTTGGCGACGACGGCCAATACGATCCGCTGATCTATGACGAACTAGCTCGCGAGCATCCTTCGCGGGTGCGTGCGATTGCGTTGCGTGAATTAAACCCGGTCGAGCAAGTACTTTCCCACGGTTCACCCGAAGCGTTCCGCACGGACCGTGAAGATAGCGACGTTGAACGCGACGGCGTACCAGTGATCCGTGGCAAAGACGGATACGAACTAGGCGTGCGCGCCCGTCGTCATGGATTCAGGATTTTTTAA